In Oncorhynchus tshawytscha isolate Ot180627B unplaced genomic scaffold, Otsh_v2.0 Un_contig_107_pilon_pilon, whole genome shotgun sequence, one genomic interval encodes:
- the abcb5 gene encoding ATP-dependent translocase ABCB1 isoform X5, whose translation MGREDGDMPDSLPTIPEGYPNLAFHEDKKPQERMTEGQPTVDTECKPKKGLGKKKEPAKAVGFFQLFRYATGCEVLLMIIGLLCAALHGIALPLMCVVFGQMTDSFVQSGQQLNLTANFTVEEISALLNSTDGCIQIPGVDIEALMTRHAYYFIGIGCAVFLLGTFQVMLFLLTATKQTKRIREKYFHAILHQQMSWFDTHQIGVLNVRLTDDINTINEGLGDKICVFVQFFCTFLSGFIIGFIFGWKLTLVILAVSPLLAGSAAVWSKILATLTSKELSAYAKAGAVAEEILVAIRTVVAFNGQKKAVERYERNLEEAKNFGIKKAITTNVSMGFTQFVIFGTYALAFWYGTKLSVDEPENYTIGKTITVFFSVMIGAFSLGQGAPNLEAIAKARGAAYEVYNTIDQPRPIDSSSKEGHKPDCVKGDIEFKNIHFSYPSRKDVKILQGVNLTVPRGKTIALVGASGCGKSTTIQLLQRFYDPDSGEITLDGRDIRTLNVKWLRENMGIVSQEPVLFGTTIAENIRYGREDATDEDIERAVREANAYDFISKLPDKLNTMVGERGAQLSGGQKQRIAIARALVKNPKILLLDEATSALDTQSESVVQAALDKARAGRTTIVIAHRLSTIRTADVIAGFSNGEVVEQGTHRELMAKKGVYYSLVMQQSQGKPEEDEEDPVEEDNPPKYEDLDSVLYDSSDMDELEVGNEEGIENGGFEKNSISSGRVEMKTTRRKSKKDKKKEKKPDEAPDIPFTRILALNKPEWPYMLVGTLSSLVGGAVYPCVAIIFAKIIGVFSEVDPEVKRQKTMMFSLLFLLIGGVAFVTYFLKGYMFGKSGELLTMRLRRQVFHAMMRQEIGWFDDNNNAVGVLTTRLATDASLVKGATGSRLGLATNTVCALTIAIVVAFIHSWQLTLLILACVPFLIGANFIQMRAMAGHASKDQGALEQSGKISTETVENFKTVVGLTREDVFFHKFMDSLERPYQNGLVKAPIYGLTFAVAQAIPYMVNAAIFRFGSWLIAHCHTEYENVFLVFSVIIFAAMNIGESASFAPDFAKAKAAAGRILGLLEKKPEIDIYSEEGEKPTDFVGDIEFRGIHFAYPTRQNVRVLQGLNVSVGPGQTLALVGESGCGKSTSIQLLERFYSPAEGQVLVDGLDTKTLNLSWLRSQLGLVSQEPILFDCSISENIQYGDNSREVSQDEIEEAAKNANIHDFIMGLPEKYNTRVGDKGTQMSGGQKQRIAIARALVRQPKVLLLDEATSALDTESEKIVQQALDAARQGRTCIVIAHRLSTIQNADQIAVIQYGQVTEQGTHTDLMAKGGAYYALVNAQVNH comes from the exons atggggagagaggatggggacaTGCCAGACTCTCTACCAACCATCCCTGAGG GCTACCCCAACCTGGCCTTCCATGAGGATAAGAAGCCTCAGGAGCGGATGACAGAGGGGCAGCCAACCGTTGACACGGAATGCAAGCCAAAGAAGGGCCTCGG GAAGAAAAAAGAACCAGCCAAAGCAGTGGGATTTTTCCAGTTG TTCCGCTACGCTACTGGTTGTGAGGTGCTCCTGATGATAATCGGCCTGCTATGTGCTGCCCTCCACGGGATAGCCCTGCCCCttatgtgtgttgtgtttggACAGATGACCGACAGCTTTGTACAAAGTGGACAGCAGCTCAACCTTACAG CCAATTTCACTGTGGAGGAGATCAGCGCTTTATTGAACTCAACTGACGGATGTATTCAAATTCCTGGAGTTGATATAGAGGCTCTAATGACTCG ACATGCCTATTACTTCATTGGGATCGGTTGTGCTGTGTTCCTGCTGGGGACCTTTCAGGTGATGTTGTTCTTGTTGACAGCCACCAAACAGACCAAACGGATCCGGGAGAAATACTTCCATGCCATCCTCCACCAACAGATGTCCTGGTTTGATACACACCAGATAGGAGTTCTCAACGTCAGGTTAACAGA TGACATCAACACAATCAACGAAGGCCTTGGAGACAAGATCTGTGTGTTCGTGCAGTTCTTCTGCACCTTCTTGTCAGGGTTCATCATTGGTTTCATCTTCGGCTGGAAGCTAACCCTCGTCATCCTGGCCGTCAGTCCTCTCCTGGCAGGATCTGCTGCCGTCTGGTCCAAA ATACTTGCCACTCTGACCAGTAAGGAGCTGTCTGCCTATGCCAAAGCGGGGGCGGTAGCTGAAGAGATACTGGTGGCTATCAGGACAGTTGTGGCTTTCAATGGACAGAAGAAAGCTGTGGAAAG GTATGAAAGAAACTTGGAGGAGGCTAAAAACTTTGGAATAAAGAAGGCCATCACCACTAACGTGTCCATGGGCTTCACCCAGTTTGTCATATTTGGGACGTACGCCTTGGCTTTCTGGTACGGGACCAAGCTCTCTGTAGACGAGCCTGAAAACTACACCATTGGAAAAACCATTACA GTCTTCTTCTCAGTGATGATTGGGGCGTTCTCTTTGGGCCAGGGTGCGCCTAACTTGGAAGCCATCGCCAAAGCCCGGGGTGCTGCCTATGAAGTCTACAATACCATTGACCAG CCGCGGCCCATAGACAGCAGTTCAAAGGAAGGTCACAAACCAGACTGTGTGAAAGGAGACATTGAATTCAAGAACATCCACTTCAGCTACCCCTCCAGGAAAGATGTCAAA ATTCTTCAAGGAGTGAATCTGACAGTGCCTCGTGGGAAGACCATAGCTCTGGTTGGAGCCAGTGGATGTGGGAAGAGCACCACCATTCAGCTACTGCAGCGCTTTTATGATCCAGACTCAGGAGAG ATTACCCTGGATGGTCGGGACATCCGGACCCTGAATGTGAAGTGGCTGAGGGAGAATATGGGTATCGTCAGTCAGGAACCTGTGCTATTCGGAACAACCATTGCAGAAAACATCCGCTATGGCAGAGAGGATGCCACAGATGAGGACATCGAACGGGCCGTGAGGGAGGCCAACGCGTACGACTTCATCTCCAAACTCCCCGAT AAGCTGAACACCATGGTGGGGGAGCGGGGAGCCCAGCTCAGTGGAGGACAGAAGCAGAGGATAGCTATCGcccgggccctggtcaaaaaccCGAAGATCCTCCTGCTGGACGAGGCCACCTCCGCCCTGGACACCCAGAGTGAGTCGGTCGTTCAGGCCGCTCTGGATAAG GCCAGAGCGGGCCGCACCACAATAGTGATCGCCCACCGCCTGTCCACCATCAGAACAGCTGACGTGATCGCTGGCTTCAGCAACGGAGAGGTGGTGGagcagggaacacacagggaactcATGGCCAAGAAGGGGGTTTACTACTCTCTGGTCATGCAGCAG AGTCAAGGGAAGccagaggaagatgaagaggacCCTGTGGAAGAGGATAACCCTCCTAAATATGAGGATCTGGATTCTGTCCTATATGACTCATCTGACATGGATGAGCTGGAAGTGGGAAACGAGGAAGGAATAGAAAACGGTGGCTTTGAAAAGAACTCAATCAGCAGCGGCCGTGTGGAAATGAAGACTACCAGGAGGAAATCTAAGAAGGACAAGAAG AAGGAAAAGAAACCAGATGAAGCTCCAGACATCCCGTTCACCAGAATCCTGGCCTTGAACAAGCCCGAGTGGCCGTACATGTTGGTAGGAACCCTGTCTAGCTTGGTGGGGGGAGCCGTTTATCCCTGTGTCGCCATCATCTTCGCCAAGATCATTGGA GTGTTTTCCGAGGTTGACCCGGAAGTCAAACGACAGAAAACCATGATGTTTTCCCTGCTCTTCCTTCTCATCGGAGGAGTGGCTTTTGTCACCTACTTCCTAAAG GGTTACATGTTTGGAAAATCAGGAGAGCTTCTTACCATGAGGCTGAGGAGGCAGGTATTCCATGCCATGATGAGACAG GAGATTGGATGGTTTGATGACAACAACAATGCAGTGGGAGTTCTAACCACCAGATTGGCCACCGATGCATCCCTGGTTAAAGGG GCGACTGGGTCTAGGTTGGGTCTGGCCACCAACACAGTCTGTGCTCTCACCATCGCCATTGTGGTGGCCTTCATCCACAGCTGGCAGCTCACCCTCCTCATCCTCGCCTGTGTGCCCTTCCTCATTGGAGCCAACTTCATTCAGATGAGGGCCATGGCAGGCCACGCCTCCAAAGACCAGGGTGCCCTGGAGCAGTCTGGGAAG ATATCTACAGAGACTGTTGAAAACTTCAAGACAGTTGTTGGATTGACACGGGAGGACGTCTTCTTTCACAAGTTCATGGACAGTCTAGAAAGACCATACCA GAACGGTTTGGTGAAGGCTCCCATCTACGGACTAACATTTGCCGTTGCCCAAGCAATCCCTTACATGGTCAATGCTGCAATCTTCCGCTTTGGGTCCTGGCTTATTGCTCACTGTCACACAGAATATGAAAATGTTTTCCT TGTGTTTTCTGTGATCATATTTGCTGCCATGAATATAGGAGAATCAGCATCTTTTGCTCCTGACTTTGCCAAAGCGAAAGCAGCTGCAGGGAGAATTCTTGGCTTGTTGGAGAAGAAACCAGAGATTGACATTTacagtgaggagggagagaagccA ACGGACTTTGTCGGGGACATTGAGTTCCGAGGGATCCACTTTGCGTACCCGACCCGTCAGAACGTGAGGGTTCTCCAGGGGTTGAACGTGTCAGTGGGGCCTGGTCAGACCCTGGCCCTGGTCGGGGAGAGTGGCTGTGGTAAAAGCACCTCCATACAACTACTGGAGCGCTTCTATAGCCCTGCTGAAGGACAAGTG TTAGTGGATGGGTTGGATACTAAGACCCTGAACCTGTCGTGGCTGAGGTCTCAGCTGGGCCTGGTGTCCCAGGAGCCCATCCTGTTCGACTGCAGCATCTCAGAGAACATCCAGTACGGGGACAACAGCAGAGAGGTCTCCCAGGATGAGATAGAGGAGGCAGCCAAGAACGCCAACATCCACGACTTCATCATGGGCCTGCCAGAg aAATACAATACCAGGGTTGGGGACAAGGGGACCCAGATGTCTGGAGGTCAGAAACAGAGGATAGCCATCGCCAGAGCACTGGTCAGGCAGCCTAAAGTACTGCTGCTGGATGAAGCCACTTCCGCCCTggacacagagagtgagaag attGTCCAACAGGCTTTAGACGCCGCCCGGCAGGGCCGCACCTGCATCGTGATCGCCCACCGCCTGTCTACCATTCAGAACGCAGACCAGATAGCAGTAATTCAGTATGGTCAGGTGACAGAGCAGGGTACACATACTGACCTCATGGCTAAAGGGGGGGCTTACTATGCCCTGGTCAACGCACAGGTCAACCACTAA
- the abcb5 gene encoding ATP-dependent translocase ABCB1 isoform X4, translating into MGREDGDMPDSLPTIPEGYPNLAFHEDKKPQERMTEGQPTVDTECKPKKGLGRKKKEPAKAVGFFQLFRYATGCEVLLMIIGLLCAALHGIALPLMCVVFGQMTDSFVQSGQQLNLTANFTVEEISALLNSTDGCIQIPGVDIEALMTRHAYYFIGIGCAVFLLGTFQVMLFLLTATKQTKRIREKYFHAILHQQMSWFDTHQIGVLNVRLTDDINTINEGLGDKICVFVQFFCTFLSGFIIGFIFGWKLTLVILAVSPLLAGSAAVWSKILATLTSKELSAYAKAGAVAEEILVAIRTVVAFNGQKKAVERYERNLEEAKNFGIKKAITTNVSMGFTQFVIFGTYALAFWYGTKLSVDEPENYTIGKTITVFFSVMIGAFSLGQGAPNLEAIAKARGAAYEVYNTIDQPRPIDSSSKEGHKPDCVKGDIEFKNIHFSYPSRKDVKILQGVNLTVPRGKTIALVGASGCGKSTTIQLLQRFYDPDSGEITLDGRDIRTLNVKWLRENMGIVSQEPVLFGTTIAENIRYGREDATDEDIERAVREANAYDFISKLPDKLNTMVGERGAQLSGGQKQRIAIARALVKNPKILLLDEATSALDTQSESVVQAALDKARAGRTTIVIAHRLSTIRTADVIAGFSNGEVVEQGTHRELMAKKGVYYSLVMQQSQGKPEEDEEDPVEEDNPPKYEDLDSVLYDSSDMDELEVGNEEGIENGGFEKNSISSGRVEMKTTRRKSKKDKKKEKKPDEAPDIPFTRILALNKPEWPYMLVGTLSSLVGGAVYPCVAIIFAKIIGVFSEVDPEVKRQKTMMFSLLFLLIGGVAFVTYFLKGYMFGKSGELLTMRLRRQVFHAMMRQEIGWFDDNNNAVGVLTTRLATDASLVKGATGSRLGLATNTVCALTIAIVVAFIHSWQLTLLILACVPFLIGANFIQMRAMAGHASKDQGALEQSGKISTETVENFKTVVGLTREDVFFHKFMDSLERPYQNGLVKAPIYGLTFAVAQAIPYMVNAAIFRFGSWLIAHCHTEYENVFLVFSVIIFAAMNIGESASFAPDFAKAKAAAGRILGLLEKKPEIDIYSEEGEKPTDFVGDIEFRGIHFAYPTRQNVRVLQGLNVSVGPGQTLALVGESGCGKSTSIQLLERFYSPAEGQVLVDGLDTKTLNLSWLRSQLGLVSQEPILFDCSISENIQYGDNSREVSQDEIEEAAKNANIHDFIMGLPEKYNTRVGDKGTQMSGGQKQRIAIARALVRQPKVLLLDEATSALDTESEKIVQQALDAARQGRTCIVIAHRLSTIQNADQIAVIQYGQVTEQGTHTDLMAKGGAYYALVNAQVNH; encoded by the exons atggggagagaggatggggacaTGCCAGACTCTCTACCAACCATCCCTGAGG GCTACCCCAACCTGGCCTTCCATGAGGATAAGAAGCCTCAGGAGCGGATGACAGAGGGGCAGCCAACCGTTGACACGGAATGCAAGCCAAAGAAGGGCCTCGG AAGGAAGAAAAAAGAACCAGCCAAAGCAGTGGGATTTTTCCAGTTG TTCCGCTACGCTACTGGTTGTGAGGTGCTCCTGATGATAATCGGCCTGCTATGTGCTGCCCTCCACGGGATAGCCCTGCCCCttatgtgtgttgtgtttggACAGATGACCGACAGCTTTGTACAAAGTGGACAGCAGCTCAACCTTACAG CCAATTTCACTGTGGAGGAGATCAGCGCTTTATTGAACTCAACTGACGGATGTATTCAAATTCCTGGAGTTGATATAGAGGCTCTAATGACTCG ACATGCCTATTACTTCATTGGGATCGGTTGTGCTGTGTTCCTGCTGGGGACCTTTCAGGTGATGTTGTTCTTGTTGACAGCCACCAAACAGACCAAACGGATCCGGGAGAAATACTTCCATGCCATCCTCCACCAACAGATGTCCTGGTTTGATACACACCAGATAGGAGTTCTCAACGTCAGGTTAACAGA TGACATCAACACAATCAACGAAGGCCTTGGAGACAAGATCTGTGTGTTCGTGCAGTTCTTCTGCACCTTCTTGTCAGGGTTCATCATTGGTTTCATCTTCGGCTGGAAGCTAACCCTCGTCATCCTGGCCGTCAGTCCTCTCCTGGCAGGATCTGCTGCCGTCTGGTCCAAA ATACTTGCCACTCTGACCAGTAAGGAGCTGTCTGCCTATGCCAAAGCGGGGGCGGTAGCTGAAGAGATACTGGTGGCTATCAGGACAGTTGTGGCTTTCAATGGACAGAAGAAAGCTGTGGAAAG GTATGAAAGAAACTTGGAGGAGGCTAAAAACTTTGGAATAAAGAAGGCCATCACCACTAACGTGTCCATGGGCTTCACCCAGTTTGTCATATTTGGGACGTACGCCTTGGCTTTCTGGTACGGGACCAAGCTCTCTGTAGACGAGCCTGAAAACTACACCATTGGAAAAACCATTACA GTCTTCTTCTCAGTGATGATTGGGGCGTTCTCTTTGGGCCAGGGTGCGCCTAACTTGGAAGCCATCGCCAAAGCCCGGGGTGCTGCCTATGAAGTCTACAATACCATTGACCAG CCGCGGCCCATAGACAGCAGTTCAAAGGAAGGTCACAAACCAGACTGTGTGAAAGGAGACATTGAATTCAAGAACATCCACTTCAGCTACCCCTCCAGGAAAGATGTCAAA ATTCTTCAAGGAGTGAATCTGACAGTGCCTCGTGGGAAGACCATAGCTCTGGTTGGAGCCAGTGGATGTGGGAAGAGCACCACCATTCAGCTACTGCAGCGCTTTTATGATCCAGACTCAGGAGAG ATTACCCTGGATGGTCGGGACATCCGGACCCTGAATGTGAAGTGGCTGAGGGAGAATATGGGTATCGTCAGTCAGGAACCTGTGCTATTCGGAACAACCATTGCAGAAAACATCCGCTATGGCAGAGAGGATGCCACAGATGAGGACATCGAACGGGCCGTGAGGGAGGCCAACGCGTACGACTTCATCTCCAAACTCCCCGAT AAGCTGAACACCATGGTGGGGGAGCGGGGAGCCCAGCTCAGTGGAGGACAGAAGCAGAGGATAGCTATCGcccgggccctggtcaaaaaccCGAAGATCCTCCTGCTGGACGAGGCCACCTCCGCCCTGGACACCCAGAGTGAGTCGGTCGTTCAGGCCGCTCTGGATAAG GCCAGAGCGGGCCGCACCACAATAGTGATCGCCCACCGCCTGTCCACCATCAGAACAGCTGACGTGATCGCTGGCTTCAGCAACGGAGAGGTGGTGGagcagggaacacacagggaactcATGGCCAAGAAGGGGGTTTACTACTCTCTGGTCATGCAGCAG AGTCAAGGGAAGccagaggaagatgaagaggacCCTGTGGAAGAGGATAACCCTCCTAAATATGAGGATCTGGATTCTGTCCTATATGACTCATCTGACATGGATGAGCTGGAAGTGGGAAACGAGGAAGGAATAGAAAACGGTGGCTTTGAAAAGAACTCAATCAGCAGCGGCCGTGTGGAAATGAAGACTACCAGGAGGAAATCTAAGAAGGACAAGAAG AAGGAAAAGAAACCAGATGAAGCTCCAGACATCCCGTTCACCAGAATCCTGGCCTTGAACAAGCCCGAGTGGCCGTACATGTTGGTAGGAACCCTGTCTAGCTTGGTGGGGGGAGCCGTTTATCCCTGTGTCGCCATCATCTTCGCCAAGATCATTGGA GTGTTTTCCGAGGTTGACCCGGAAGTCAAACGACAGAAAACCATGATGTTTTCCCTGCTCTTCCTTCTCATCGGAGGAGTGGCTTTTGTCACCTACTTCCTAAAG GGTTACATGTTTGGAAAATCAGGAGAGCTTCTTACCATGAGGCTGAGGAGGCAGGTATTCCATGCCATGATGAGACAG GAGATTGGATGGTTTGATGACAACAACAATGCAGTGGGAGTTCTAACCACCAGATTGGCCACCGATGCATCCCTGGTTAAAGGG GCGACTGGGTCTAGGTTGGGTCTGGCCACCAACACAGTCTGTGCTCTCACCATCGCCATTGTGGTGGCCTTCATCCACAGCTGGCAGCTCACCCTCCTCATCCTCGCCTGTGTGCCCTTCCTCATTGGAGCCAACTTCATTCAGATGAGGGCCATGGCAGGCCACGCCTCCAAAGACCAGGGTGCCCTGGAGCAGTCTGGGAAG ATATCTACAGAGACTGTTGAAAACTTCAAGACAGTTGTTGGATTGACACGGGAGGACGTCTTCTTTCACAAGTTCATGGACAGTCTAGAAAGACCATACCA GAACGGTTTGGTGAAGGCTCCCATCTACGGACTAACATTTGCCGTTGCCCAAGCAATCCCTTACATGGTCAATGCTGCAATCTTCCGCTTTGGGTCCTGGCTTATTGCTCACTGTCACACAGAATATGAAAATGTTTTCCT TGTGTTTTCTGTGATCATATTTGCTGCCATGAATATAGGAGAATCAGCATCTTTTGCTCCTGACTTTGCCAAAGCGAAAGCAGCTGCAGGGAGAATTCTTGGCTTGTTGGAGAAGAAACCAGAGATTGACATTTacagtgaggagggagagaagccA ACGGACTTTGTCGGGGACATTGAGTTCCGAGGGATCCACTTTGCGTACCCGACCCGTCAGAACGTGAGGGTTCTCCAGGGGTTGAACGTGTCAGTGGGGCCTGGTCAGACCCTGGCCCTGGTCGGGGAGAGTGGCTGTGGTAAAAGCACCTCCATACAACTACTGGAGCGCTTCTATAGCCCTGCTGAAGGACAAGTG TTAGTGGATGGGTTGGATACTAAGACCCTGAACCTGTCGTGGCTGAGGTCTCAGCTGGGCCTGGTGTCCCAGGAGCCCATCCTGTTCGACTGCAGCATCTCAGAGAACATCCAGTACGGGGACAACAGCAGAGAGGTCTCCCAGGATGAGATAGAGGAGGCAGCCAAGAACGCCAACATCCACGACTTCATCATGGGCCTGCCAGAg aAATACAATACCAGGGTTGGGGACAAGGGGACCCAGATGTCTGGAGGTCAGAAACAGAGGATAGCCATCGCCAGAGCACTGGTCAGGCAGCCTAAAGTACTGCTGCTGGATGAAGCCACTTCCGCCCTggacacagagagtgagaag attGTCCAACAGGCTTTAGACGCCGCCCGGCAGGGCCGCACCTGCATCGTGATCGCCCACCGCCTGTCTACCATTCAGAACGCAGACCAGATAGCAGTAATTCAGTATGGTCAGGTGACAGAGCAGGGTACACATACTGACCTCATGGCTAAAGGGGGGGCTTACTATGCCCTGGTCAACGCACAGGTCAACCACTAA